GGCGCTGGGGAACGCCTCGCGATAGCTCCGCATCGTGCCCCACGGCGTCGTCACCGACGTGGCGGCGAGCAGGGCCCGCACGACCGCCCGCGCGACCGTCGTCGCGGCGGCGTCGAGGAGCTCGTGGAGCTGCAGCGCGTGGGTCGCGGGGTCGGGCGCCGGCGCGTCCGGTGGCGCCGTGGACAGGGCGAACAGGGTGTCGCCGTCGAACATCGAGTGCACCGGTCGGATCGAGCGCGCCAGCCCGTCGTGCGCCACGCCGGCCACCTTCGCGCAGGCCGCCTTCGTCAGGGGGACGTCGGTGGCCACGACGCCGATGGTGGTGGCGAGCGGCGCCCGGCGCGCGGGGTCGAGGTCGGCGGCCAGGTCGTGCGCCGCCTGCAGCTCGGCGGGGTCGGGCCGCCGGAGGCCCGCACCCGGCAGGTCGGCGGGCAGGCAGTGGGGGAGACCCCACGGCTGGCCCGTCGACGGGTCGACGCACGAGCCGACGGCGTTGACCGCGACCAGCGCACCCACGGTCCCGCCTCCCCCCAGCACCGTCGACGCCGAGCCGATGCCCCCGCGCAGCCCGCCGGCCCGGGCGCCCGTGCCCGCTCCGACCGGCCCGAGCAGCGTCGGCGTCGGGTCCGCGAGCGCCGTGTCGTGCGCTGCGGCGCCCAGCGCCGCGTCGGGGTGGTGCCGGAACACCCCGCCGCGGCCGAGGTCGAACAGGACCGCCGCCGGCACGATGGGCACGACGTCGGCGGGGTCCGGCCCCATCGGGAACCCGACGCGGGCGTCGAGGAGCCGCTGCACGACGCCGTCGACCGCCGCCAGGCCCAGCGCGGAACCGCCGCCGAGCACCACCGCGTGGACCCGCTCCACCAGGTTGCGCGGGTCCAGCAGGTCGGTCTCCCGCGTGCCGGGGCCGCCTCCGCGGACGTCGCCGCCGGCCACCGCGCCGTACGCCGGCGGGAGCACCACCGTCGTGCCGGTGAGCCAGCCGGGATCGGTGCGCTGGGCGTGGCCCACGCGGATGCCCGGCACGTCGAGGACCGTGTTGGTGGGCCCGGTCGAGCCGGCGGCGGTCACGACGTCAGATCCGGGACAGGGCAGCGACGAGCGGGTCGAGCCCCAGCGAGCCGAGGTCGAGGGCCGCCCGGTGGAACGCCTTGAGGTCGAAGGCGTCGCCGTGGCGGGCGCGCGCCGCCTCCCGGGCCTCGAGCCAGATCCGCTCGCCCACCTTGTAGGACGGCGCCTGGCCGGGCCAGCCGAGGTAGCGGTTGACCTCGAACCGGATCGTCGCGTCGTCGTCCCGCGAGTGCTGACGCATGAACGCGAGGCCGAGCGCGGGCGTCCACCGCTCGCCCGGGTGGAACCCGAACGGGTTGTCGGCCGGGATCTCGAGCTGCAGGTGCATGCCGATGTCGACGATGACCCGCGCCGCGCGGAAGCCCTGGGCGTCCAGCATCCCGAGCCGGTCGGCCGGGTCGTCGAGGTAGCCCAGCTCGTCCATCAGCCGCTCCGCGTACAGCGCCCACCCCTCGCCGTGGCCCGACACCCAGCACATCGTGCGCTGCCAGCGGTTGAGGAGCGACGAGCGGTAGGCCGTCTGCCCGACCTGCAGGTGGTGGCCGGGCACGCCCTCGTGGAACACCGTCGTGGTCTCGCGCCACGGGTGGAACTGCTCGATCCCGTCGGGCACCGACCACCACATGCGCCCGGGGCGGGAGAAGTCCTCGCTGGGCCCCGTGTAGTAGATGCCACCGTCGTTCGTCGGCGCGAGGCAGCACTCGATGCGGCGGACCGGCTCGGGGATGTCGAAGTGGACGTCGGCCAGCTCGCCGACCACGCGGTCGGCCAGCTCCTGCATCCAGGCGCGGAACGGCTCCCGGCCCTCGATGCGGCGTGCGGGGTCGCCCTCCAGGTGGGCCACGGCCACGTCGATCGCGTCGGCGCCGGTCGCCGCCGGGGTGATGCGCGCGGCCGTCGCGCGCATGTCCGCCTCGATGCGGGCGAGCTCCTCCCACCCCCAGGCGTAGGTCTCCTCCAGGTCGATGGTGGCGCCGAGGAAGAGGCGCGAGGCCAGCGCGTAGTGGTCGCGGCCGACGGCCTCGACGGCGCGCCCCCGCGGCTCCATCTCGTCGGCGAGGAACAGCCCGAGGGAGGCGAAGGCCGCCGTGGCCTCCCGCGCCCCGCGCTCCAGCGACGGCCGCAGCCCCGCCGGCACCGTGCCGGCGGCGACGCCCCGCCCGACCAGGTCGGCGAACACGCTCGTGCCCCCGGTCTGGCCGGTCCAGCGCTCCAGCTGGGTCGCGACCTCGGCGTACTGCCGCGCCGCGCTCACCCGCCCGTGCGCCGCCTCCTCGGCGAGCGTCACCCGCAGGCCGGCGAGGGCACCCGGGACGCCCGCGAGCCGGGCGTCGACCGCCTCCCAGTCCTCGGCGGTGGCGGTCGGCATGAGGTCGAACACCTGCCGCAGCTCGTGGATCGGCGAGGCGATGACGTTCACCTCGCTGCGGGTGAAGCCCGCCTCGTCGTGCTCGACCTGGAGGCCCACCCGCTCGAGGAACGCCTCGCGGGCGACCGCCTCCCGGTCGTCGGCGGGGGTGGCCGCCCGCACGTCGGCGAGGGCCGCGCGCGCCAGTCGGAGCCGCTCGTCGAAGCCCTCGGGGGAGTAGTCCGTCAGCTCGTGCTCGTGGCCGGCCACG
This Nocardioides alkalitolerans DNA region includes the following protein-coding sequences:
- a CDS encoding DUF885 domain-containing protein → MSRSVDERSERYVADYAAADPVTATGIGVAGHEHELTDYSPEGFDERLRLARAALADVRAATPADDREAVAREAFLERVGLQVEHDEAGFTRSEVNVIASPIHELRQVFDLMPTATAEDWEAVDARLAGVPGALAGLRVTLAEEAAHGRVSAARQYAEVATQLERWTGQTGGTSVFADLVGRGVAAGTVPAGLRPSLERGAREATAAFASLGLFLADEMEPRGRAVEAVGRDHYALASRLFLGATIDLEETYAWGWEELARIEADMRATAARITPAATGADAIDVAVAHLEGDPARRIEGREPFRAWMQELADRVVGELADVHFDIPEPVRRIECCLAPTNDGGIYYTGPSEDFSRPGRMWWSVPDGIEQFHPWRETTTVFHEGVPGHHLQVGQTAYRSSLLNRWQRTMCWVSGHGEGWALYAERLMDELGYLDDPADRLGMLDAQGFRAARVIVDIGMHLQLEIPADNPFGFHPGERWTPALGLAFMRQHSRDDDATIRFEVNRYLGWPGQAPSYKVGERIWLEAREAARARHGDAFDLKAFHRAALDLGSLGLDPLVAALSRI
- a CDS encoding P1 family peptidase, whose translation is MTAAGSTGPTNTVLDVPGIRVGHAQRTDPGWLTGTTVVLPPAYGAVAGGDVRGGGPGTRETDLLDPRNLVERVHAVVLGGGSALGLAAVDGVVQRLLDARVGFPMGPDPADVVPIVPAAVLFDLGRGGVFRHHPDAALGAAAHDTALADPTPTLLGPVGAGTGARAGGLRGGIGSASTVLGGGGTVGALVAVNAVGSCVDPSTGQPWGLPHCLPADLPGAGLRRPDPAELQAAHDLAADLDPARRAPLATTIGVVATDVPLTKAACAKVAGVAHDGLARSIRPVHSMFDGDTLFALSTAPPDAPAPDPATHALQLHELLDAAATTVARAVVRALLAATSVTTPWGTMRSYREAFPSAFAPASPGPRGTGA